One genomic window of Octopus bimaculoides isolate UCB-OBI-ISO-001 chromosome 2, ASM119413v2, whole genome shotgun sequence includes the following:
- the LOC106871155 gene encoding CD63 antigen, whose protein sequence is MNITIITAITATAATTTLLTARNYYPKPLNSKIKAAGARAKEMCKMTMVNVNFSANDGCKGGASDVIANVLVMGLAILFALTLTLTLTLTLGLGLGLELGLGLGLIVSESFVYLSYFFILVEVSMECSPFCTRVTLILLNILFLVASLILIGLGGFYYTQTYPCLLGNYMKLCTILFISLGFLLMLMSLFGLVGALKKSYEYIATFTIFIVLITTVEIGSSTATFSLRKIASHSVSARMVKTEHQYLFNATVANEWDSIQKKFACCGVHKPSEWYNVLGNGTVPDSCCIHPTEGCGNYSQNQSSIYEHGCSKKILSWMHKRQIYFGTTCNIFGFLQLVGGIFACSLASYIRVGAI, encoded by the exons ATGAACATTACAATCATCACAGCTattactgccactgctgctacaactacccTTCTTACTGCCCGCAATTACTACCCCAAACCATTAAATAGTAAGATCAAAGCAGCAGGCGCGCGAGCTAAGGAGATGTGTAAAATGACGATGGTGAATGTCAATTTTAGTGCGAATGATGGTTGTAAAGGTGGTGCTAGTGATGTAATTGCCAATGTGTTAGTGATGGGACTGGCGATATTG tttgctttaaccctaaccctaaccctaaccctaaccctagggttagggttagggttagagttagggttagggttagggttaattgtttcagaatcgtttgtttat TTGTCATATTTTTTCATCCTCGTGGAAGTAAGCATGGAATGTAGTCCTTTCTGTACGAGGGTGActttaattttgttgaatatacTCTTTCTTGTCGCTTCTCTGATTCTAATAGGACTCGGCGGATTCTATTACACCCAAACTTATCCTTGTTTGTTAGGAAACTATATGAAGTTGTGTActattttgtttatatctttagGCTTTCTTCTGATGCTTATGTCACTATTTGGTCTTGTTGGAGCCCTGAAGAAAAGCTATGAATACATCGCAACCTTCACTATCTTTATCGTTCTTATAACAACTGTGGAAATTGGCAGTTCCACTGCAACATTTTCGCTACGAAAAATAGCAAGTCATTCAGTGAGCGCGAGGATGGTTAAGACCGAACACCAATATCTCTTCAACGCAACAGTTGCAAACGAATGGGATAGTATTCAGAAAAAATTCGCTTGTTGTGGAGTTCACAAACCAAGTGAATGGTACAATGTTTTGGGTAATGGTACTGTTCCGGATTCTTGTTGCATTCACCCAACGGAAGGCTGCGGAAATTACTCCCAAAATCAGAGCTCTATTTATGAACATGGTTGTTCGAAAAAGATTCTTTCTTGGATGCATAAACGTCAAATTTATTTTGGGACTACTTGTAATATATTTGGATTTTTACAGTTGGTTGGTGGTATATTCGCCTGTTCTCTCGCAAGCTATATTCGTGTTGGAGCTATATAA